A single genomic interval of Streptomyces showdoensis harbors:
- a CDS encoding acyl-CoA dehydrogenase family protein, which yields MDVDRLLPTPEAADLIALTREIADKELAPRADEHEAAETYPEGLFATLGEAGLLGLAYPEEFGGGGQPYEVYLQVLEELAARWAAVAVATSVHTLACHPLHSFGTPEQKERWLPGMLEGRLIGGYSLSEPQAGSDAAALSCKAELTEDGTAYRVTGNKAWITHGGKAGFYALFARTAPGSHGISCFLAPGETEGLGFGKPERKMGLQAVPTTSAHWDGALVEADRRIGDEGQGLQIAFSALDSGRLGIAACATGLAQAALSAAVAYANERSTFGRKIVDHQGLGFLLADMAAAVDAARATYLDAARRRDLGRPFSRQASAAKLIATDTAMKVTTDAVQVLGGYGYTRDFPVERYMREAKIMQIFEGTNQIQRLVISRQLKA from the coding sequence ATGGATGTCGACCGCCTGCTTCCCACCCCCGAAGCCGCGGACCTCATCGCCCTCACTCGGGAGATCGCCGACAAGGAGCTGGCGCCCCGGGCCGACGAGCACGAGGCCGCCGAGACGTACCCGGAAGGCCTGTTCGCGACCCTCGGCGAGGCCGGTCTGCTCGGTCTCGCGTACCCCGAGGAGTTCGGCGGCGGGGGCCAGCCGTACGAGGTGTACCTCCAGGTCCTGGAAGAGCTCGCCGCCCGCTGGGCCGCCGTCGCCGTGGCCACCAGCGTCCACACCCTCGCCTGCCACCCGCTGCACTCCTTCGGCACGCCCGAGCAGAAGGAGCGCTGGCTGCCCGGGATGCTGGAGGGCCGGCTCATCGGCGGCTACAGCCTCTCCGAGCCCCAGGCCGGCTCCGACGCCGCCGCGCTCTCCTGCAAGGCCGAGCTCACCGAGGACGGCACCGCCTACCGCGTCACCGGCAACAAGGCGTGGATCACGCACGGCGGCAAGGCCGGCTTCTACGCCCTCTTCGCCCGCACCGCGCCCGGCAGCCACGGCATCTCCTGCTTCCTCGCCCCCGGCGAGACCGAGGGCCTCGGCTTCGGCAAGCCCGAGCGCAAGATGGGCCTCCAGGCCGTCCCCACCACCTCCGCCCACTGGGACGGCGCCCTGGTCGAGGCCGACCGGCGCATCGGCGACGAGGGGCAGGGCCTCCAGATCGCGTTCAGCGCCCTCGACTCCGGCCGCCTCGGCATCGCCGCCTGCGCCACCGGCCTGGCCCAGGCCGCGCTGTCCGCCGCCGTCGCGTACGCCAACGAGCGCAGCACCTTCGGCCGCAAGATCGTCGACCACCAGGGCCTGGGCTTCCTCCTCGCCGACATGGCCGCCGCCGTCGACGCGGCCCGCGCCACCTACCTCGACGCGGCCCGCCGCCGTGACCTGGGCCGCCCCTTCAGCCGCCAGGCCAGCGCGGCCAAGCTGATCGCCACGGACACGGCGATGAAGGTCACCACCGACGCCGTCCAGGTGCTCGGCGGCTACGGCTACACCCGGGACTTCCCGGTCGAGCGGTACATGCGCGAGGCCAAGATCATGCAGATCTTCGAGGGCACCAACCAGATCCAGCGGCTCGTCATCAGCCGCCAGCTGAAGGCCTGA
- a CDS encoding TetR/AcrR family transcriptional regulator, whose translation MIETSAADAPKLTGRGAARRSELFEKLVTLLVGEGFAQLTLDDLAARLHCSKRTLYGLAGSKEQLVRAAVVHFFRRATGRVEAVLAAATGPAERLAAYLRAVSAELAPVSPRFFDDVAAFEPAAEVYERNTRAAAGRVQELIEEGVTAGVFREVHVSFAADVISSVMVRIQRRQVASATGLADAEAYDQLAELLLNGLRRG comes from the coding sequence GTGATCGAGACCTCAGCCGCCGACGCACCCAAGCTCACGGGCCGGGGCGCCGCCCGCCGCTCCGAGCTCTTCGAGAAGCTGGTGACGCTGCTCGTCGGCGAGGGCTTCGCCCAGCTGACCCTGGACGATCTCGCCGCCCGGCTGCACTGCTCCAAGCGCACCCTGTACGGCCTGGCCGGCAGCAAGGAGCAGCTGGTCCGGGCCGCAGTGGTCCACTTCTTCCGGCGTGCGACCGGCCGCGTCGAGGCGGTGCTGGCCGCCGCGACCGGCCCCGCCGAGCGCCTCGCCGCCTACCTGCGGGCCGTCTCGGCCGAGCTGGCACCGGTCTCGCCGCGCTTCTTCGACGACGTGGCCGCCTTCGAGCCGGCCGCCGAGGTGTACGAGCGCAACACCCGCGCCGCGGCCGGCCGGGTCCAGGAGCTCATCGAGGAGGGGGTGACCGCGGGGGTCTTCCGCGAGGTGCACGTCAGCTTCGCCGCCGACGTCATCTCCTCCGTCATGGTCCGCATCCAGCGCCGCCAGGTCGCCTCCGCCACCGGTCTCGCCGACGCCGAGGCCTACGACCAGCTGGCGGAGCTGCTGCTGAACGGGCTGCGCCGGGGATAG
- a CDS encoding TNT domain-containing protein, whose product MERSRTALRIRAVLAALGVTAALATAPAAAETAPAHAPAPRAKAAPHEPCTGEFEGDKRLGPKYLPKKWQQPVGPLLRNYHRIGRLSSADFLKKYWEGPADTGSWKYPPNDGFGEVNGHVDKAPELLEEGERLDRFGSEYGSYLAPAGDAYAKRALPPQNLNTREAAFVCDYHLYEVTREFVVWEGSIAPWFEQPGGGRQIKLDAAFLNPGDGQRLNVKWLLDNGYLVRLDA is encoded by the coding sequence GTGGAGCGCAGCCGTACCGCCCTGAGAATCCGGGCCGTTCTCGCCGCCCTCGGCGTCACCGCCGCCCTCGCCACCGCGCCCGCCGCGGCCGAGACCGCCCCCGCCCACGCCCCCGCGCCCCGGGCGAAGGCCGCGCCGCACGAGCCGTGCACCGGCGAGTTCGAGGGCGACAAGCGGCTCGGGCCGAAGTACCTGCCGAAGAAGTGGCAGCAGCCCGTCGGCCCGCTGCTGAGGAACTACCACCGCATCGGCCGGCTCTCCTCCGCCGACTTCCTCAAGAAGTACTGGGAGGGCCCGGCCGACACCGGCAGCTGGAAGTACCCGCCGAACGACGGCTTCGGCGAGGTCAACGGGCACGTCGACAAGGCGCCCGAGCTGCTGGAGGAGGGCGAGCGGCTCGACCGGTTCGGCTCCGAGTACGGCTCCTACCTGGCTCCCGCCGGCGACGCCTACGCCAAGCGCGCGCTGCCCCCGCAGAACCTCAACACCCGCGAGGCGGCCTTCGTCTGCGACTACCACCTGTACGAGGTGACGAGGGAGTTCGTGGTCTGGGAGGGCTCCATCGCCCCCTGGTTCGAGCAGCCCGGCGGCGGCCGCCAGATCAAGCTGGACGCGGCCTTCCTGAACCCGGGCGACGGGCAGCGGCTCAACGTCAAGTGGCTGCTCGACAACGGCTATCTGGTACGTCTGGACGCGTGA
- a CDS encoding XdhC family protein — MLDIAEELHRWVEQGREFAVATVVAVGGSAPRQPGAALAVDSDGTAIGSVSGGCVEGAVYELCRQALEDGRTVVERFGYSDEDAFAVGLTCGGIIDILVTPVRGGVYPAALAAATTGEAAALARIVDGPEDLMGRALLVHPDGSYEGLLGGHPELDRTAAAEARAMLDAGRTGTVEIGEDGSRCGQPLTLLVESSVPAPRMIVFGAIDFASALVRVGKFLGYHVTVCDARPVFATELRFPEADEIVVAWPHRYLASTEVDARTVLCVLTHDAKFDVPLLQAALRLPVAYVGAMGSRRTHEDRNKRLREVGVTELELARLRSPIGLDLGARTPEETALSIGAEIVANRRGGSGAALTGAHTPIHHDGPREPLGRIGSVA; from the coding sequence ATGCTGGACATCGCCGAAGAGCTGCACCGGTGGGTCGAGCAGGGACGCGAGTTCGCCGTCGCCACCGTGGTGGCGGTCGGCGGGAGCGCGCCCCGGCAGCCGGGCGCCGCACTCGCCGTCGACAGCGACGGCACGGCGATCGGATCCGTCTCCGGCGGATGTGTGGAGGGCGCCGTCTACGAGCTGTGCCGGCAGGCGCTGGAGGACGGCCGCACGGTCGTCGAGCGCTTCGGCTACAGCGACGAGGACGCCTTCGCGGTCGGCCTGACCTGCGGCGGCATCATCGACATCCTCGTCACCCCGGTCCGCGGCGGGGTCTACCCCGCCGCGCTCGCCGCCGCCACCACGGGGGAGGCGGCGGCCCTCGCCAGGATCGTCGACGGACCCGAGGACCTGATGGGCCGGGCGCTCCTGGTCCACCCCGACGGCTCGTACGAGGGCCTCCTCGGCGGCCACCCCGAGCTCGACCGCACCGCCGCCGCCGAGGCCCGCGCGATGCTGGACGCCGGCCGCACCGGGACCGTGGAGATCGGCGAGGACGGCAGCCGCTGCGGACAGCCGCTGACCCTCCTCGTGGAGTCCTCCGTCCCCGCCCCGCGCATGATCGTCTTCGGAGCCATCGACTTCGCCTCCGCACTGGTCCGGGTCGGCAAGTTCCTCGGCTACCACGTCACCGTCTGCGACGCCCGCCCGGTCTTCGCCACCGAGCTGCGCTTCCCCGAGGCCGACGAGATCGTCGTCGCCTGGCCGCACCGCTACCTGGCGTCCACCGAGGTCGACGCCCGCACGGTGCTGTGCGTCCTCACCCACGACGCCAAGTTCGACGTCCCGCTGCTCCAGGCGGCGCTCAGGCTCCCCGTCGCGTACGTCGGCGCCATGGGCTCCCGCCGCACCCACGAGGACCGCAACAAGCGGCTGCGCGAGGTCGGCGTCACCGAGCTCGAACTCGCCCGGCTGCGCTCCCCGATCGGCCTCGACCTCGGCGCCCGTACGCCGGAGGAGACCGCGCTGTCCATCGGCGCGGAGATCGTCGCCAACCGCCGCGGCGGCAGCGGAGCCGCGCTCACCGGGGCGCACACCCCGATCCACCACGACGGCCCGCGGGAACCGCTGGGCCGGATCGGCTCGGTGGCCTGA
- a CDS encoding NCS2 family permease, translating to MTQSSVEPKTTAEDAGNGSRNPAGRSWLDRYFHISERGSTVATEIRGGVTTFMAMAYILLLNPLILSGKDVDGNVLSQPALITATALCAAATTLLMGFWGKVPLALAAGLSVSGVMASQVVPVMTWPQAMGMSVAYGAVICLLVVTGLREMIMNAIPLALKHAITIGIGLFIAIIGFVKAGFVHENPAPGGGPVTLGPAGELEGWPVLIFALTLLLIFALQSRNIPGAILIGIVAGTGVAALLNAVADIPAKAWFSGAPELNGSAVSAPDFSLIGDVSFSGWGDVGYITITMIVFTLVLAGFFDAMATILGVGTEAKLADDKGRMPGLSKALFIDGAGGILGGAGGASGQTVFVESATGVGEGARTGLASVVTGAFFALCLFFTPLTAIVPQEVAAAALVVIGSMMMQNAKHVDWSDRSVAIPVFLTVVLMPFTYTITTGVAAGVISYAVIKSAQGKAREVGGFMWALTAVFVVYFAIHPIESWLGVG from the coding sequence ATGACCCAGTCGTCAGTGGAGCCCAAGACCACGGCCGAGGACGCGGGCAACGGCTCGCGCAACCCCGCCGGCAGGTCTTGGCTCGACCGGTACTTTCACATCTCGGAGAGAGGATCCACCGTCGCGACGGAGATCCGCGGCGGCGTCACCACCTTCATGGCGATGGCGTACATTCTCCTGCTCAACCCCCTGATCCTGAGCGGCAAGGACGTCGACGGCAACGTCCTCAGCCAGCCCGCGCTGATCACCGCGACGGCGCTCTGCGCGGCCGCGACCACTCTCCTGATGGGCTTCTGGGGCAAGGTCCCGCTCGCCCTCGCCGCGGGACTGAGCGTCTCCGGCGTCATGGCCTCGCAGGTCGTGCCGGTCATGACTTGGCCGCAGGCCATGGGCATGTCGGTCGCGTACGGTGCCGTGATCTGTCTCCTGGTGGTCACCGGCCTCCGCGAGATGATCATGAACGCGATACCCCTCGCGCTCAAGCACGCCATCACCATCGGCATCGGTCTCTTCATCGCGATCATCGGCTTCGTGAAGGCCGGCTTCGTCCACGAGAACCCCGCCCCCGGCGGCGGTCCCGTCACCCTCGGCCCGGCCGGTGAGCTCGAAGGCTGGCCCGTCCTGATCTTCGCCCTCACCCTGCTGCTGATCTTCGCCCTGCAGTCCCGGAACATCCCCGGCGCCATCCTCATCGGCATCGTCGCCGGCACCGGCGTGGCCGCCCTCCTCAACGCGGTCGCCGACATCCCGGCCAAGGCCTGGTTCTCCGGCGCCCCCGAGCTGAACGGCAGCGCCGTCTCCGCCCCGGACTTCTCGCTCATCGGCGACGTGTCCTTCAGCGGCTGGGGCGACGTCGGCTACATCACCATCACCATGATCGTCTTCACCCTGGTGCTGGCCGGCTTCTTCGACGCCATGGCGACCATCCTGGGCGTCGGCACCGAGGCCAAGCTCGCCGACGACAAGGGCCGCATGCCGGGCCTGTCCAAGGCGCTGTTCATCGACGGTGCCGGCGGCATCCTCGGCGGCGCGGGCGGTGCCTCGGGCCAGACGGTCTTCGTCGAGTCCGCCACCGGCGTCGGCGAGGGCGCCCGTACCGGCCTGGCCTCCGTGGTCACCGGCGCGTTCTTCGCCCTGTGCCTCTTCTTCACGCCGCTCACCGCGATCGTCCCGCAGGAGGTCGCCGCCGCGGCCCTGGTCGTCATCGGCTCGATGATGATGCAGAACGCCAAGCACGTCGACTGGAGCGACCGCTCCGTCGCGATCCCGGTGTTCCTCACCGTGGTCCTGATGCCCTTCACGTACACCATCACCACCGGTGTCGCGGCCGGCGTCATCTCCTACGCGGTCATCAAGAGCGCGCAGGGCAAGGCGAGGGAGGTCGGCGGCTTCATGTGGGCGCTGACGGCCGTCTTCGTCGTCTACTTCGCGATCCACCCGATCGAGAGCTGGCTGGGCGTCGGCTGA
- the pucD gene encoding xanthine dehydrogenase subunit D: MAQNTRTVPAGTPTNVTQNHAKGGIGESTLRPDGTLKVTGEFAYSSDMWHEDMLWGQTLRSTVAHAEIVSIDISEAVAMSGVYAVLTYDDLPSEVKNYGLEIQDTPVLAHGKVRHHGEPVALVAADHPETARRAAAKIKIEYRELPVVTDEASALAPDAPLIHEGRDDHHSGHVPHPNIVHRQPIIRGDVAAARERADVIVEGEYVFGMQDQAFLGPESGLAVPAEDGGVDLYVATQWLHSDLKQIAPVLGLPEEKVRMTLSGVGGAFGGREDISMQIHACLLALRTGKPVKIVYNRFESFFGHVHRHPAKLHYEHGATKDGKLTHLKARIVLDGGAYASASPAVVGNASSLGAGPYVIDDVEIEAVALYTNNPPCGAMRGFGAVQACFAYEAQMDKLAAKLGMDPVEFRRMNAMEQGTVMPTGQVVDSPAPVAELLRRVKARPMPPERQWETAGEGADVRALPGGLSNTTHGEGVVRGVGYAVGIKNVGFSEGFDDYSTARVVLQVINGEPVAMVHTAMAEVGQGGVTVHAQIARTELGVTQVTIHPADTQVGSAGSTSASRQTYMTGGAVKNTCEAVREKVLEIGRRKNGSYHPAWATAELLLEGGKVVTDGGEVLATLADILEGEQPIDLELEFRHRPTVPFDLVTGQGDGHVQYTFAAHRAVVEVDTELGLVKVIELATAQDVGKALNMLSVVGQIQGGTTQGLGVAVMEEIIVDPKTAKVRNPSFTDYLIPTILDTPTIPVDVLELADPNAPYGLRGLGEAPTLSSTPAVLAAIRNATGLELNKTPVRPEALTGTL; encoded by the coding sequence ATGGCGCAGAACACGCGCACCGTTCCGGCGGGCACGCCGACCAACGTCACCCAGAACCACGCCAAGGGCGGCATCGGCGAGTCCACGCTCCGCCCCGACGGCACCCTCAAGGTGACCGGCGAGTTCGCCTACTCCTCGGACATGTGGCACGAGGACATGCTGTGGGGCCAGACCCTGCGCTCCACGGTGGCCCACGCCGAGATCGTCTCCATCGACATCTCCGAGGCCGTCGCGATGTCCGGCGTCTACGCCGTGCTGACCTACGACGACCTGCCCTCCGAGGTGAAGAACTACGGCCTGGAGATCCAGGACACCCCCGTCCTGGCGCACGGCAAGGTACGGCACCACGGCGAGCCGGTGGCGCTGGTCGCCGCCGACCACCCGGAGACCGCCCGCCGCGCCGCCGCCAAGATCAAGATCGAGTACAGGGAGCTGCCCGTCGTCACCGACGAGGCCTCCGCGCTCGCTCCGGACGCGCCGCTGATCCACGAGGGCCGCGACGACCACCACTCGGGTCACGTCCCGCACCCGAACATCGTGCACCGCCAGCCGATCATCCGCGGCGACGTGGCGGCGGCCCGTGAGCGGGCCGACGTGATCGTCGAGGGCGAGTACGTCTTCGGCATGCAGGACCAGGCCTTCCTCGGCCCGGAGTCCGGCCTGGCCGTGCCCGCCGAGGACGGCGGCGTCGACCTCTACGTCGCCACCCAGTGGCTGCACTCGGACCTCAAGCAGATCGCCCCCGTCCTCGGCCTGCCCGAGGAGAAGGTGCGCATGACGCTCTCCGGCGTCGGCGGTGCCTTCGGCGGCCGCGAGGACATCTCGATGCAGATCCACGCCTGCCTCCTGGCGCTGCGCACCGGCAAGCCGGTCAAGATCGTCTACAACCGCTTCGAGTCCTTCTTCGGGCACGTGCACCGCCACCCGGCGAAGCTGCACTACGAGCACGGCGCCACCAAGGACGGCAAGCTCACCCACCTGAAGGCCCGGATCGTCCTCGACGGCGGCGCCTACGCCTCGGCCTCCCCGGCCGTCGTCGGCAACGCCTCCTCGCTCGGCGCCGGACCGTACGTGATCGACGACGTCGAGATCGAGGCCGTCGCCCTCTACACCAACAACCCGCCCTGCGGCGCCATGCGCGGCTTCGGCGCGGTCCAGGCGTGCTTCGCCTACGAGGCGCAGATGGACAAGCTGGCGGCCAAGCTGGGCATGGACCCGGTCGAGTTCCGCCGGATGAACGCCATGGAGCAGGGCACGGTCATGCCGACCGGCCAGGTCGTGGACTCGCCGGCCCCGGTCGCGGAGCTGCTGCGCCGGGTCAAGGCCCGCCCGATGCCGCCGGAGCGCCAGTGGGAGACCGCCGGCGAGGGCGCGGACGTCCGCGCGCTGCCCGGCGGCCTGTCCAACACCACGCACGGCGAGGGCGTCGTCCGCGGCGTCGGCTACGCGGTCGGCATCAAGAACGTCGGCTTCTCCGAGGGCTTCGACGACTACTCGACCGCCCGCGTGGTCCTCCAGGTCATCAACGGCGAGCCGGTCGCGATGGTCCACACGGCCATGGCCGAGGTCGGCCAGGGCGGTGTCACCGTGCACGCCCAGATCGCCCGCACGGAGCTCGGCGTCACGCAGGTGACCATCCACCCGGCCGACACCCAGGTCGGCTCCGCCGGTTCGACGTCCGCCTCCCGGCAGACGTACATGACCGGCGGCGCGGTGAAGAACACCTGCGAGGCCGTCCGCGAGAAGGTCCTGGAGATCGGCCGCCGCAAGAACGGCTCGTACCACCCCGCGTGGGCGACCGCCGAGCTGCTCCTGGAGGGCGGCAAGGTCGTCACCGACGGCGGCGAGGTGCTCGCGACCCTCGCGGACATCCTGGAGGGCGAGCAGCCGATCGACCTCGAACTCGAGTTCCGCCACCGTCCGACGGTGCCCTTCGACCTGGTCACGGGCCAGGGAGACGGTCACGTCCAGTACACCTTCGCCGCGCACCGCGCGGTGGTGGAGGTGGACACCGAGCTCGGCCTGGTCAAGGTCATCGAGCTCGCCACCGCGCAGGACGTCGGCAAGGCGCTCAACATGCTCTCCGTCGTCGGCCAGATCCAGGGTGGCACCACCCAGGGCCTGGGCGTCGCGGTGATGGAAGAGATCATCGTGGACCCGAAGACCGCGAAGGTGCGCAACCCCTCCTTCACGGACTACCTGATCCCCACGATCCTCGACACGCCGACCATCCCGGTCGACGTCCTCGAACTGGCCGACCCCAACGCGCCGTACGGCCTGCGGGGACTCGGCGAGGCCCCGACCCTGTCGTCCACCCCGGCCGTCCTCGCGGCGATCCGGAACGCGACGGGCCTGGAGCTCAACAAGACGCCGGTCCGCCCCGAGGCGCTCACCGGCACCCTGTAG
- a CDS encoding (2Fe-2S)-binding protein: MRVNFTVNGRPQEADDVWEGESLLYVLRERMGLPGSKNACEQGECGSCTVRLDGVPVCSCLVAAGQVEGREVVTVEGLAEFAKDRAEHGAGHGGCASGACGTSLDEAKKWQARPTQDSQTGEGVELSPIQQAFIDAGAVQCGFCTPGLLIAADELLERQSDPSDQDIREALSGNLCRCTGYEKILDAVRLAAARQGEAV; this comes from the coding sequence ATGCGCGTCAATTTCACGGTCAACGGTCGTCCGCAGGAAGCCGACGACGTCTGGGAGGGCGAGTCCCTCCTCTACGTCCTGCGTGAGCGGATGGGGCTGCCCGGCTCCAAGAACGCCTGCGAGCAGGGCGAGTGCGGTTCCTGCACGGTCCGTCTGGACGGGGTGCCGGTCTGTTCCTGCCTGGTCGCCGCCGGCCAGGTCGAGGGCCGCGAGGTCGTCACGGTCGAGGGCCTGGCGGAGTTCGCCAAGGACCGCGCGGAGCACGGCGCCGGCCACGGCGGCTGCGCCTCGGGCGCCTGCGGCACCTCGCTCGACGAGGCCAAGAAGTGGCAGGCCCGCCCGACGCAGGACTCGCAGACCGGCGAGGGTGTCGAACTCTCCCCGATCCAGCAGGCGTTCATCGACGCGGGCGCCGTCCAGTGCGGCTTCTGCACCCCGGGTCTGCTGATCGCGGCCGACGAGCTCCTGGAGCGCCAGAGCGACCCGTCCGACCAGGACATCCGGGAGGCCCTCTCCGGCAACCTCTGCCGCTGCACGGGCTACGAGAAGATCCTCGACGCGGTCCGCCTGGCGGCCGCCCGTCAGGGAGAGGCGGTCTGA
- a CDS encoding FAD binding domain-containing protein produces the protein MDFLRPASWEEALAAKAEHPTAVPIAGGTDIMVEINFDHRRPEYLLDLNRIELLREWEVGEENVRLGASVPYTQIMENLRTELPGLALASHTVASPQIRNRGGVGGNLGTASPAGDAHPALLAAGAEVEVESVRGTRFIPIDAFYTGVKRNALEPDELIKTVHVKKADGPQQYSKVGTRNAMVIAVCAFGLALHPETRTVRTGIGSAAPTPIRAKEAEAFLNAALEEGGFWDSGKIITPSIAKQFAELCSGAANPIDDVRGTAKYRRHAVGIMARRQLGWTWEQYRGTGRTLEGAA, from the coding sequence ATGGACTTCCTTCGCCCCGCCAGCTGGGAGGAGGCGCTCGCCGCCAAGGCCGAGCACCCCACGGCCGTGCCCATCGCGGGTGGTACCGACATCATGGTCGAGATCAACTTCGACCACCGGCGTCCCGAGTACCTCCTGGACCTGAACCGTATCGAGCTGCTGCGCGAGTGGGAGGTCGGCGAGGAGAACGTACGCCTCGGGGCCTCCGTCCCGTACACGCAGATCATGGAGAACCTGCGCACGGAGCTCCCGGGTCTGGCGCTCGCCTCGCACACGGTGGCCTCCCCGCAGATCCGCAACCGCGGCGGCGTCGGCGGCAACCTGGGCACCGCGTCGCCCGCCGGTGACGCCCACCCGGCGCTCCTCGCGGCCGGTGCCGAGGTCGAGGTCGAGTCGGTGCGCGGCACCCGCTTCATCCCGATCGACGCGTTCTACACGGGCGTGAAGCGCAACGCGCTGGAGCCCGACGAGCTGATCAAGACCGTCCACGTGAAGAAGGCGGACGGCCCCCAGCAGTACTCCAAGGTCGGCACCCGCAACGCGATGGTCATCGCGGTCTGCGCCTTCGGCCTGGCGCTGCACCCGGAGACCCGCACCGTCCGGACCGGCATCGGCTCCGCCGCGCCCACCCCGATCCGCGCCAAGGAGGCCGAGGCCTTCCTGAACGCGGCACTGGAGGAGGGCGGCTTCTGGGACAGCGGCAAGATCATCACCCCCTCGATCGCGAAGCAGTTCGCCGAGCTGTGCTCGGGCGCCGCCAACCCGATCGACGACGTCCGTGGCACCGCCAAGTACCGCCGCCACGCCGTCGGCATCATGGCTCGCCGCCAGCTCGGCTGGACCTGGGAGCAGTACCGCGGCACCGGCCGCACGCTTGAGGGAGCTGCATAA
- a CDS encoding PucR family transcriptional regulator has protein sequence MRLRALLENDALGLRLLGGDEELDRTVRGVMTTDLKDPSRYLSGGELVLTGLAWLREPADAEPFVRILASAGVAALAAGEAELGDIPDDLVQACSRHRLPLFAVNESVAFATITEHVVRQVSGERAGDLAAVVDRHRRLMTSGPAGGGPEVVLDLLGSDLDLRAWVLSPTGRQIAGAGEPLEPSLAATLAGEHLAATRTGRRGPHRLNLGGSTYSLFPIRNTGRGAAPAARDVRETVLSDWLLAVEADAGDWPAARLDLLQGVTQLIAVERDRRDAARTVRRRLAQEILELVQTGAAPAEIAARLRVAAPVLLPGLGSAPHWQVVVARVEWDETAAGGQGQGVGSGPVAQALLEEILVDPASSGADSSDRIAVAHSGDEAIALVPLAAAPLPDSEDEPPAVALGLHADALLAAVRAPLSAGLSDDGRLTLGVSAAVHSAEGLRGALEEARHARRVAAARPGRVCAAGHHELASHVLLLPFVPDDVRRAFTARLLDPLRDYDRRHRAELIPTLEAFLDCDGSWTRCATRLHLHVNTLRYRVGRIEQLTGRDLSRLEDKLDFFLALRMS, from the coding sequence ATGCGGCTGCGCGCACTGCTGGAGAACGACGCGCTGGGGCTGCGCCTGCTCGGCGGCGACGAGGAGCTGGACCGCACCGTCCGTGGCGTGATGACGACGGACCTCAAGGACCCCAGCCGGTATCTGTCGGGGGGCGAGCTGGTCCTCACCGGCCTCGCCTGGCTGCGCGAGCCGGCCGACGCCGAGCCCTTCGTGCGGATCCTCGCCTCGGCCGGGGTGGCCGCGCTGGCCGCCGGTGAGGCCGAGCTCGGCGACATCCCGGACGACCTCGTACAGGCGTGTTCACGCCACCGGCTTCCCCTGTTTGCAGTAAACGAATCCGTTGCTTTCGCGACGATCACCGAGCATGTTGTTCGACAGGTCTCCGGCGAGCGGGCCGGGGACCTCGCCGCCGTCGTGGACCGGCACCGGCGGCTCATGACCTCCGGGCCGGCCGGGGGCGGGCCCGAGGTCGTGCTCGATCTGCTGGGCTCCGACCTGGACCTTCGCGCCTGGGTCCTCTCCCCCACCGGTCGCCAGATCGCCGGCGCCGGGGAGCCCCTGGAGCCCTCCCTCGCCGCCACCCTGGCCGGCGAGCACCTCGCCGCCACCCGCACCGGGCGTCGCGGGCCGCACCGGCTCAACCTCGGCGGAAGCACCTACTCGCTCTTCCCGATCCGCAACACCGGGCGCGGCGCCGCCCCCGCCGCGCGCGACGTCCGCGAGACCGTCCTGTCCGACTGGCTGCTCGCCGTCGAGGCCGACGCCGGCGACTGGCCGGCGGCCCGGCTCGACCTGCTGCAGGGCGTCACCCAGCTGATCGCCGTGGAGCGCGACCGCCGCGACGCCGCGCGTACGGTACGGCGCCGGCTCGCCCAGGAGATCCTGGAGCTGGTCCAGACGGGCGCCGCCCCCGCCGAGATCGCCGCCAGGCTGCGGGTCGCGGCCCCCGTGCTGCTGCCCGGGCTCGGCAGCGCCCCGCACTGGCAGGTCGTGGTGGCCCGGGTCGAGTGGGACGAGACCGCGGCCGGCGGGCAGGGCCAGGGCGTCGGCAGCGGGCCCGTCGCCCAGGCGCTCCTGGAGGAGATCCTGGTCGACCCCGCGAGCTCCGGCGCCGACTCCTCCGACCGGATCGCCGTCGCCCACAGCGGCGACGAGGCCATCGCCCTGGTCCCGCTGGCCGCCGCGCCGCTCCCGGACAGCGAGGACGAGCCGCCGGCCGTCGCGCTCGGCCTGCACGCCGACGCGCTGCTCGCCGCCGTGCGCGCCCCGCTCTCCGCCGGGCTCTCCGACGACGGCCGGCTCACCCTGGGCGTGAGCGCCGCCGTCCACTCGGCGGAGGGGCTGCGCGGCGCCCTGGAGGAGGCCCGGCACGCCCGCCGGGTCGCCGCCGCCCGCCCGGGGCGGGTATGCGCCGCCGGGCACCACGAGCTCGCCTCGCACGTGCTGCTGCTGCCGTTCGTTCCGGACGACGTCCGGCGGGCCTTCACCGCGCGACTGCTCGACCCTCTGCGCGACTACGACCGGCGGCACCGGGCCGAGCTCATCCCGACGCTGGAGGCCTTCCTGGACTGCGACGGGTCCTGGACCCGCTGCGCCACCCGGCTGCACCTGCACGTGAACACGCTGCGGTACCGGGTCGGGCGGATCGAGCAGCTCACCGGGCGGGATCTCTCCCGGCTCGAGGACAAGCTCGACTTCTTCCTCGCCCTGCGGATGAGCTGA